In the genome of Limnobaculum zhutongyuii, one region contains:
- the dinB gene encoding DNA polymerase IV: MRKIIHIDMDCFYAAVEMRDDPSLVNIPMAVGGRREQRGVISTANYIARRYGVHSAMPVAQALKLCPHLKVLPGRMEIYKDISKHIQRIFQRYTSIIEPLSLDEAYLDVTDCPMFNGSATLIAQDIRATIHQELKLTASAGVASIKFLAKIASDINKPNGQFVIAPERIEEFLSTLPLTKISGVGAVTGKKLADLGLHTCKDVQDFDLATLLNRFGKFGRILHERCNGIDHREVCSDRQRKSIGVETTLSEDIHDWQSCLSVIERLYPELERRLSNVRPDLRIARQGVKLKFNDFQLTTQEHVWQRLDRSDLLNVAEQVWQERRQNRGVRLVGLHVTLVDPQIEKQLALFS, encoded by the coding sequence GTGCGTAAAATCATACATATCGATATGGATTGCTTTTATGCAGCCGTAGAAATGCGGGACGATCCTTCGTTGGTGAATATTCCTATGGCTGTTGGCGGCCGTAGGGAACAGCGTGGGGTTATCAGCACGGCTAATTATATTGCCCGTCGTTATGGCGTACATAGTGCCATGCCGGTCGCTCAGGCATTGAAATTGTGCCCTCATCTTAAGGTTTTGCCTGGACGCATGGAGATATATAAAGATATCTCCAAACATATTCAGCGTATATTTCAGCGTTATACTTCGATTATTGAACCACTTTCACTGGATGAAGCCTATCTGGACGTTACGGATTGTCCAATGTTTAATGGTTCTGCCACATTAATCGCTCAGGATATTCGGGCTACAATTCATCAAGAGTTGAAACTGACTGCATCTGCCGGAGTGGCATCTATCAAGTTTTTGGCAAAAATAGCATCAGATATTAATAAACCTAACGGTCAGTTTGTGATAGCCCCTGAGCGTATAGAGGAATTCTTATCAACGTTGCCCTTAACCAAAATTTCTGGTGTAGGAGCCGTAACCGGGAAAAAGCTGGCGGATTTAGGTTTGCATACCTGCAAAGATGTTCAGGATTTTGATTTAGCCACCTTACTCAATCGATTTGGTAAATTTGGTCGCATCCTGCATGAACGTTGTAATGGCATCGATCATCGGGAAGTGTGTAGCGATCGTCAGCGTAAATCTATTGGTGTGGAAACTACCTTATCGGAAGATATTCACGACTGGCAAAGTTGCCTGAGCGTTATTGAACGTTTGTATCCGGAGCTGGAACGTCGCTTAAGTAATGTCAGGCCTGATTTACGCATTGCCCGCCAGGGTGTAAAGCTGAAGTTTAATGATTTTCAGTTAACCACTCAGGAGCATGTCTGGCAAAGGCTGGACAGAAGCGATTTGTTGAACGTAGCTGAACAGGTCTGGCAGGAACGACGCCAGAATCGGGGAGTCAGGCTGGTTGGTTTACATGTGACGTTGGTGGATCCCCAGATAGAAAAACAGCTGGCGCTATTCTCGTAA
- a CDS encoding aminoacyl-histidine dipeptidase, translating into MSDLAQLSPQHLWQHFAKICSIPHPSKHEEALAQYIVNWAKEKKLHAERDAVGNILIRKPATPGMENRKSVVLQAHLDMVPQKNNDTEHDFEKDPIQTYVDGQWLKARGTTLGADNGIGMASALAVLSDDTLTHGPIEVLLTMTEETGMDGAFGLQPNWLQSEILINTDSETEGEIYMGCAGGVDCITRLPLTREAVPAGNQLFKLSLKGLKGGHSGGDIHLGLGNANKLMARFLTTHAKALQIRLLSFNGGTLRNAIPREATVVLSLPPANAEALKKAGADYLALINHELAAVEKNMALLVEPTECGLQALSLDSQSRLIGLINASPNGVVRMSDSVKGVVETSLNVGVVSTEQDHAQVLYLIRSLIDSGKEYVVEVLTSLGELAGAEVNAKGGYPGWQPDPASPVMNLVRESYKKLFDTTPHIMVIHAGLECGLFKRPYPEMDMVSIGPTITGAHSPDEQVHIASVGRYWQLLTQVLKSIPERN; encoded by the coding sequence GTGTCTGATTTAGCTCAACTTTCGCCACAGCATCTATGGCAACACTTCGCAAAAATTTGTTCAATTCCTCATCCATCTAAACATGAAGAAGCCTTAGCGCAATACATTGTTAACTGGGCGAAAGAAAAAAAACTGCATGCTGAACGCGATGCTGTCGGTAATATACTGATCCGTAAGCCAGCCACTCCGGGTATGGAAAATCGTAAGTCTGTCGTTTTACAGGCTCACCTGGATATGGTTCCACAGAAGAATAACGACACCGAGCACGATTTCGAAAAAGACCCAATTCAAACTTATGTCGATGGCCAATGGTTAAAGGCTCGTGGAACCACGCTGGGTGCCGATAATGGTATTGGTATGGCATCCGCTCTGGCGGTGTTATCCGATGACACATTAACCCACGGTCCGATTGAAGTTCTGTTAACCATGACCGAAGAAACCGGCATGGATGGCGCTTTTGGCCTGCAACCAAACTGGCTACAAAGTGAAATCCTGATTAACACTGACTCCGAAACCGAAGGTGAAATCTATATGGGCTGCGCCGGTGGCGTAGACTGTATTACAAGATTGCCATTGACCCGTGAAGCAGTACCGGCAGGTAACCAACTGTTTAAACTCTCATTAAAAGGGTTAAAAGGCGGTCACTCTGGTGGTGACATTCATCTGGGTTTAGGTAATGCCAACAAGCTGATGGCTCGTTTTCTGACAACTCATGCTAAAGCGCTACAAATCCGTCTGCTCTCTTTCAATGGCGGCACCCTGCGTAACGCTATTCCACGTGAAGCCACCGTGGTATTAAGCCTGCCGCCTGCTAATGCTGAAGCACTGAAAAAAGCCGGTGCCGACTATCTGGCCCTGATAAATCATGAACTGGCTGCCGTTGAAAAAAATATGGCACTGCTGGTTGAACCAACTGAATGTGGTTTACAGGCTCTGTCGCTGGATAGTCAGTCACGTCTGATTGGCCTGATTAACGCCAGTCCTAACGGCGTAGTTCGCATGAGCGACTCCGTTAAAGGCGTGGTAGAAACCTCCCTGAACGTTGGTGTGGTGAGCACCGAGCAGGATCATGCGCAGGTTCTCTATCTGATCCGTTCATTAATCGACAGCGGTAAAGAGTATGTGGTTGAAGTACTGACTTCATTAGGCGAATTAGCCGGTGCAGAAGTGAATGCTAAAGGCGGTTACCCAGGCTGGCAGCCAGACCCGGCATCACCGGTTATGAATCTGGTACGCGAAAGCTATAAAAAGCTATTTGATACCACACCTCATATTATGGTGATCCATGCTGGTCTGGAGTGCGGTTTGTTCAAGCGCCCTTACCCTGAAATGGATATGGTCTCTATTGGGCCAACCATCACTGGTGCACACTCTCCCGATGAGCAAGTCCATATTGCCAGCGTTGGTCGCTACTGGCAGTTGCTGACTCAGGTATTAAAATCAATTCCTGAACGCAACTGA
- a CDS encoding glutathione peroxidase codes for MPSQLFSIPLVNIHGETKTMADFTAKAILVVNTASECGFTPQYEELEQLWQRYRAEGLMVLGFPCNQFGQQEKGSNQEIEAFCQLNYGVSFPMFAKVEVNGSGAHPLFGYLKSQAPGLLGHQAIKWNFTKFLISDEGRKVERFAPMTKPLTLADKIARILKDSPTD; via the coding sequence GTGCCGAGCCAACTATTTTCTATTCCACTGGTTAACATCCATGGTGAAACAAAAACTATGGCAGATTTTACGGCGAAAGCGATACTGGTGGTTAATACCGCCAGCGAATGTGGGTTTACGCCGCAATACGAGGAGCTGGAACAATTGTGGCAACGATACAGGGCTGAGGGACTGATGGTCTTAGGGTTTCCCTGTAATCAGTTTGGTCAGCAGGAGAAGGGCAGTAATCAGGAGATTGAGGCTTTTTGTCAGCTTAACTATGGGGTCAGTTTCCCGATGTTTGCCAAAGTTGAAGTCAATGGTTCTGGTGCTCATCCTTTGTTTGGTTATCTAAAGTCACAGGCTCCGGGCTTATTGGGACATCAGGCGATCAAATGGAACTTCACCAAATTTCTGATTAGCGATGAAGGACGTAAGGTAGAACGCTTTGCTCCGATGACAAAACCACTGACATTGGCAGATAAAATTGCCCGGATATTGAAGGATTCCCCAACAGACTAA
- the gpt gene encoding xanthine phosphoribosyltransferase, with the protein MSEKYVVTWDMLQIEARKLARRLLPKEQWKGIIAVSRGGLVPAALLARELSIRYVDTVCISSYDHDNQREMKILKRAEGDGEGFIVIDDLVDTGSTAKAIRDMYPKAHFVTIFAKPAGKPLVDDYVVDIPQDTWIEQPWDMGVAFVKPIGDC; encoded by the coding sequence ATGAGCGAAAAATACGTCGTCACTTGGGATATGTTGCAGATTGAAGCCCGTAAGCTAGCTCGTCGCTTACTGCCGAAAGAGCAATGGAAAGGTATCATTGCTGTGAGTCGTGGAGGTTTAGTACCTGCTGCGTTACTGGCTCGCGAATTAAGCATCCGTTATGTAGATACCGTTTGTATCTCCAGCTATGACCATGATAATCAGCGCGAAATGAAAATTCTGAAGCGTGCTGAAGGTGATGGTGAAGGCTTTATTGTGATCGATGATTTAGTGGATACCGGCAGTACCGCTAAAGCCATTCGCGATATGTATCCAAAAGCTCACTTTGTGACTATTTTCGCTAAACCTGCAGGTAAGCCGCTGGTGGATGACTATGTGGTTGATATTCCACAGGACACCTGGATTGAGCAGCCGTGGGACATGGGCGTCGCATTTGTGAAGCCGATTGGCGATTGCTGA